Part of the Sorghum bicolor cultivar BTx623 chromosome 1, Sorghum_bicolor_NCBIv3, whole genome shotgun sequence genome, AGGTGAACTCAGTGACCACAGCACGTACCATGGGGGAGAACATGCCGAAGTTGCGGGCGGCGTGGTGGGCGGCGCCGCGGCCGTGCAGCGGGATGCCGAACTGCGAGCCGCTGATGCCCTCGATGAAGCTGCCGAAGCGGGTGACGCCGACGACCTGGACGAGGGAGAGCGCCACGGGGACGGGGGACGGCACGAACACCGAGTTCATGGGGTTGTCCGCCACGCCTTGCCCGACGCCCGGCTGGTCGTGGACGGTGCGGATGCCGTGCTTCTCCAGGTGCGCGCGCGGGCCGACACCGCTCAGCATCAgcagctgcgggctccccagcgTGCCCGCCGCCAGGATCACCTCGTTCttggcgcctcctcctcctcgccgcagGTACACGTGGTGCTGCACGCCCATCGGGTCCGTGAACACCACACCGTACGCCACGGGTTTCGTCGCCCCCTCTGCATGACACAGACGATGCAGCAGATTGCAGATGCATGCATGCCTGTCTGGTGAGCAAATATACAGCGTTATGGCGGCGTACGCACGCACGCGAGGTTGTCGTACCGGCACGTCTGAAGAGGATCCGCGAGACGGTGGCGTGCAGGAACACAGTGAGCCGCCTGGGGTGGGCTCTCCGGAGGAAGTCCGCGGCGGTGTGGCGGCGGCCCCTGCGGTCAAAGATGGTGCCCCCGATCTTGGTGCCTTGGACGTGCTCCAGCGTGTAGCCATTGTCCGGCGTGACGCCGGCCTGGAGGAGGCCCTGGCGCAGCGCGCGCTGCCACTGCGGCACCGCCGGGCGGAACACCAGCGCGCGCTCCACCCAGCGGTATGACGCGTTGACGAGGCGGTGGTCCCAGCCGGCGGCGCGCACGTAGCCGCCGCTGGCGCGGGTGTAAAAGCCGGCGTTGAGGCAGCTCCCGCCGCCGAGCACGCGCGCGCGGGCATTGACGACGCCGTCCTCGGAGACGAACCGCTGCGCGGGGGACATCGGGGACGAGTCCGCCAGCGCGTCCGCGAAGTGGTCCTCGCTCGACACGTTGCGGCTGCCGTAGGGCAGCCCTCCGCGCTCCAGGAGGAGCACGCGCGAGCGCTCCGACAGCGTCGCCGCCAGCGGGCAGCCCGCCGTGCCGCCGCCCACCACGATGTAGTTGTAGTAGGACACCAGCGGCGCGTCCCGCGCGTGCCGCACGAACCTGAAGTTGTACCTCTGCGCTGCAGCGAACAACATATGCATTGCCCGTGTCCGTGTGAAGTCAATCGAATGGGCGACAAACCTATTGCTCACCACCAGCATTCGCAGCTTACCTTCCGGCGAGGAGGTGACGACGGTGATGCAGAAAGAGCCCAGAACGATGGCGAACACAATGGCAACTCCGCACACCATGTGGCCAACCGGCATGGTCACGGATTCAGCTTGGGCTTTTGCTGACAAAACGTGGTGACTTTTGTGTTATATAtatgcaagatcaatgttgtgGCTCGATTAGATAAGGAGTAGATGCCAGTTAGGTTATCATCATCAGGGCGAAGGGATAATGTCTCTGTAATGCAAAGATGGTCTCCGAGTGATGCGGTCATCTGAAAGACAAGGGCGGGCGTCATCAGAACCTTTGTGTGTCAGTGTATGGTAAACTCCGGGACTCTTGGGGACAAATATTTCAATGGCGTGAACCATGCGGATCAGTGTGCCATCCATGATGATGCAGCAGGTGAGCAGGATGATGAGAAGATAATCTAGAAACAAGTGATGGTGGTGGGGGCGTTGGGCTGCTAGAAATGATGGCCCAAAAGAGCCTACAGTATTAGTAGTTCTTTTGCTAATTGGGCCAGGCCTTTTGTTTGGTCCAATAGTGGACTGGGCAAGTGAAAATGTGTCACCGGATTGATGACCTCCCTCACTCTTGTCAGCAGAGAGGCACGTTTGGCTGtgaatttttctttttaacaaCAGTTTGGCTGTGATTGGTTTCCTTGTGATGCCCCACGAGCAAAATCAAATCGCCCACGAGCTCGAGATTGGAAAAGATATGAAAAACATATAATGTTTCTACCTAGAGTAAGTACAATAAGCTATATCAGCTAACTTATAGCCAAGACAACTTGGCAAAATTCAATGTGGATGAGAGAGAATTTTATTTGAAAAGAGAGGGTTCTTGTCGCAAGTCAGGATAGTTAACAATGTTTGCATACAGGACCTAGGGGTGACCTTCATCACGCAACATGGAATCAAACTAGTTTTTTCATCAGAATAATAAATGCTGTTGTCATatgttttctttcttctccgagCTGATGTTGTTGTACAACTTGTCTATAATCTAGTCTCTAAATATCATGGCTTGGCTATAAGCCTAGTTTATTGGGCTTGCTCAGAGAGAGAGCGAGCCTTCTAGACATCTGTGCAAGACTGGCGAGATGGAAAACGCTAGCGCGATATTCTCTTTCATTTGCAGCCAATGAAATCTCACCTGGGCTAACAATTTAGATACCGTTAGTGACGTCCTAAGGAGCAATGGGTCATCCCATATGTTGACGTTCTCCCGTTACCAATCCGCCATGTGAAGCTCTCTCTTTAAGCAAGTCGACTCCTTTTCATAGTGCTCTTCCAAGTACATGGTATATACCCATTTGAGAATGTTTGTTCGTGAGAAATACTTTGCCTGTAGCACATGTCCACATAGATTGTGAGGATTGGTAAGCAAGCTCCAAGCTTGCGGCTTAGCATGTCCacgttaattaattaaatataaataaatcccTAAAGCATAGCCCATCTTTGTTCTTAGAACTGGTAGGCTTTTTCCAGCAGAACTAATAGCTGCAGCATGGAATCAACTACCATCTATTTTACCTATTTTTCTCCTTTTCCTGATTTTGTTTGCCTGTAATGATATTATTTTGATTGGTAATAAAGTTTATGTTTCGTAAAAAAGAAATTAACTAGAGCCACAGCTAGCGCAGACGGGAAAAAAAGAAACAGGTTGTTTGTTCCTGTTGGCTCCGCCAGTATTTCTCATTCATGCTTCATCACATAAATGTTATATTCTActtcctccatcctaaattgtaagtcattccaagaatcttggagagtcaaacttttctaaatgtgaccaaatttatatgataaaataatagaaaaagtctacatcacccccCGAACTATAGTGTGGTGTCTATTTTACCCCTCAAACTATGAAACGGTCTAATTTACTCCCTGAACTATCCAAAACCATTCAAATCACCCCTGTAGCAAAACCAtagttactgtagcaaaaccaccatAAAAATCGCTCGGGGGGTTATTTGAACGGTTTTAGATAGTTCAGGGGATAAATTAGACCGTTTGAGAGTTCGGAGGGTAAAGTAGACACCGCACTACAGTTCAgggggtgatgtagactttttccataaaataattattattatgataccaactaaatatcattagattcttccttaattatattttaatagtatactcactttacgttacaaatcttagtatttctatctataattttggtcaaacatgaaaaagctttgactctccaagattcttggaaggacttacaatttggaatggagggagtaggttGTACAGTATTCTTAACAACATGCCGTTTATATTCATTGCTCAAGCTTGCCACGCCTTCTCTCGCCGGATACAAACTAACAGGTAAGGCCGTAGGATGTTCTGTCCTTATGTCTGTCTTGGATAGCCAATTTGGCTGGTTTATTGCTGACGGAGCTATTTGTGCTGGAGAAACGAGGCGAGAAATAAGCTAAAGAACCACCTTATGAGTAACCTAAAGCATCCCCAAGACTCCAACGGTCCGATGCCCACAGCAGTGACGACTGTAGAATCTTCCCTCCCAACGAGCACCTGCTCAAGTATCCTACAGCAAGTGGCAAAGTGCAACCTAGCACATGCTCAAATATCCTACAGCACGTGGCAACTGGCCAATGCCCCTCTGCCTCCGATCGAGAGTCCGAGTCCCGTCCCCACGAAATAGACGAATCACGAAACGGTCGAGGCCGAGGACCGTTGGGCTTGCGTGGCATCAGCTCGTCGGCCGGCACGTGCGACGTGTCCCCGCCCCGGGGAGATGGGCGGCGCACCCGTCAATGAAAGCAGAGCAAGAGGCCACATCGCACCCAGCAGTACACCAACGGTACCCAATTCAGCAAACCCGTGCAACCGAGTACATGTGCTAGTGCACGAAGTTGAGCCattgaagttttttttttaaaaaaaaaacagagcaaGCAACAATTTTCTCTCTTCAAGCAGaaacaaaaaaggaaagaaGACGACGATCGGCGAACAACAGCAGCATCAGCAGAAATTTGTTCATCTCATGAACTTCTCTGTTTACAACGGCAGTGATGTCCCTTACAAGTTATACACAGGCTGACAGGCCTTCAAGTTAGCCACACACACGCCTCGTTCAGAGCTGCTACACTACTCCGTACGAGTGCATGGCATCCCCTGCACTGCTACGCTCCCTCTGCACTGCGGCACGTACGCAGTTCGCAGAGACGATACACAGCAACGAGCTCTGTTTGACCCACTCGATCCAACACCAACAAACACTTTCCGACGACCGATGGATCATCGCTCTAGTACTCTACTCTACCTTGGCTTGGACGGCGTGATCCGGATGACGAGGCCGGGGAAGACGTCGTCGGGGTCGTGCACGTGCGGGTTCCGCTCCAGGATGAAGGGGTCGCCGCACCTGTCGCTGATGCTGTGCAGCGTCTCGCCCTCCGCCACCACGTAGATCTCCTCGCACGGCCGCGCCGACAGCGCCGCGCCCCGCACCACCACCACGCCGCCGCCCTCCGCAGCACCGGCACCATCGCCGGCGCCGCCCAGCGTGCACACCACCAGCAGCATCGCCACCAGCGACAGCGCCACGCACCACGACGTcgcgtccgccgccgccgacaccCACCCCATCAGC contains:
- the LOC8077982 gene encoding protein HOTHEAD, with product MPVGHMVCGVAIVFAIVLGSFCITVVTSSPEAQRYNFRFVRHARDAPLVSYYNYIVVGGGTAGCPLAATLSERSRVLLLERGGLPYGSRNVSSEDHFADALADSSPMSPAQRFVSEDGVVNARARVLGGGSCLNAGFYTRASGGYVRAAGWDHRLVNASYRWVERALVFRPAVPQWQRALRQGLLQAGVTPDNGYTLEHVQGTKIGGTIFDRRGRRHTAADFLRRAHPRRLTVFLHATVSRILFRRAEGATKPVAYGVVFTDPMGVQHHVYLRRGGGGAKNEVILAAGTLGSPQLLMLSGVGPRAHLEKHGIRTVHDQPGVGQGVADNPMNSVFVPSPVPVALSLVQVVGVTRFGSFIEGISGSQFGIPLHGRGAAHHAARNFGMFSPMTGQLGTVPPKERTPEAMRRAAEVMRRLDRRAFRGGFILEKVLGPLSTGHIELRSADAHANPAVTFNYFRDPRDVERCARGIEAIERVVRSRAFSRFTYANHTAMDAAFRRAAGTAYFPVNLLPRHPRDTRTLQQYCRDTVMTIWHYHGGCHVGGVVDRDYRVVGVQGLRVVDSSTFRYSPGTNPQATVMMLGRYMGLRILKDRWIRKGAEDKH
- the LOC8077983 gene encoding uncharacterized protein LOC8077983, whose translation is MAMARRQLMGWVSAAADATSWCVALSLVAMLLVVCTLGGAGDGAGAAEGGGVVVVRGAALSARPCEEIYVVAEGETLHSISDRCGDPFILERNPHVHDPDDVFPGLVIRITPSKPR